The DNA region TAATGAGTTTGCGAGCTGTATCAGTATTCATGCGCTCCAATTCCGCAATAATAAGATCGTTCGTTTTATCAGTGATTGGATTATTTTGACTTTCGTTTAGCTTATAGCCATAACCCTCGAATAATTTATCTGTCCAGCTGTTGCGTAGCGCATCTATCACCAAATGAATTCGTACTTCATCGCCATCGTTTTTTATCGCATGCGTCTGATTAAAATCAACGTACCAACACGTGCCTTCATCCATTGCAAGCGGCTCGCCACCCACACTAAAAGTTACTTGTTTATTGGTTTGAATGGGAATATGCAACCTAAAGTTAATGTCTTGATAGCCGCAGCCGGGATCGCGGTGAGGTTTAATTTCACTGCCGGGATGCAATGCCAACAAACGCACCGCTTCTTTATCACATTTCCAACTATTGAGCAGATTGCTGATGTAAGGCAATTGCTTTAATAAAGGAGTATCTTGATAGTTTTCAACACCATAGCTAGCATAAATATCATTTTCTCTACCAGATGCTGAACGCAAGGCGATACTCTGCCAACAGCCCTGATAATCTTTTTGGTTGAAATGATCGCTCCATTTGCTAGCTAAACAAGATGAAAGCTCTTGCTTAAGCTGACTGGTATCGTATGCGAAATC from Pedobacter endophyticus includes:
- a CDS encoding aspartyl/asparaginyl beta-hydroxylase domain-containing protein, which produces MLKYIKFDFAYDTSQLKQELSSCLASKWSDHFNQKDYQGCWQSIALRSASGRENDIYASYGVENYQDTPLLKQLPYISNLLNSWKCDKEAVRLLALHPGSEIKPHRDPGCGYQDINFRLHIPIQTNKQVTFSVGGEPLAMDEGTCWYVDFNQTHAIKNDGDEVRIHLVIDALRNSWTDKLFEGYGYKLNESQNNPITDKTNDLIIAELERMNTDTARKLIKQLKGEQ